A DNA window from Caretta caretta isolate rCarCar2 chromosome 7, rCarCar1.hap1, whole genome shotgun sequence contains the following coding sequences:
- the GOT1 gene encoding aspartate aminotransferase, cytoplasmic translates to MAAGSVFAHVPRAPPVVVFRLTADFREDADPRKVNLGLGAYRTDEGQPWVLPVVKKVEQKIANDASLNHEYLPILGLPEFRANASRIALGEDSRAIKENRVGGVQCLGGTGALCIGAEFLRRWYNGTNNTATPVYVSSPSWENHNSVFANAGFKDIRTYRYWDAAKRGLDLEGLLEDMESAPEFSIFVLHACAHNPTGTDPTMEQWKQIAAVMKRRFLFPFFDSAYQGFASGCLDGDAWAVRYFVSEGFELFCAQSFSKNFGLYNERVGNLNVVGKDADNMQRVLSQMEKIVRAIWSNPPSQGAHIVATTLACPQLLTEWKDNVKTMADRVSLMRSELRARLQALGTPGTWNHITEQIGMFSFTGLNPKQVEYMIKEKHIYLMANGRINMCGLTTKNLDYVASSIHEAVTKFQ, encoded by the exons CCTATCGCACAGATGAGGGGCAGCCCTGGGTCCTGCCAGTAGTGAAGAAAGTCGAACAGAAGATCGCCAATGATGCCAGCTTGAACCATGAATACCTGCCAATCCTCGGCCTGCCTGAGTTCCGGGCCAACGCTTCAAGGATCGCGCTTGGGGAAGACAGTCGTGCTATCAAGGAGAATCGT GTAGGAGGCGTTCAGTGCTTGGGTGGGACTGGTGCTCTTTGCATTGGAGCAGAATTCCTGCGGCGCTGGTACAATGGAACCAACAACACAGCAACTCCTGTCTACGTCTCTTCTCCTTCCTGGG AGAACCATAACTCTGTGTTTGCGAACGCTGGCTTTAAGGACATCCGGACCTATCGCTACTGGGATGCTGCTAAGAGGGGGCTGGACCTGGAGGGGCTCCTGGAGGACATGGAG AGTGCACCGGAGTTCTCCATCTTTGTTCTGCATGCCTGTGCGCACAACCCAACTGGCACAGACCCCACCATGGAGCAGTGGAAACAGATTGCTGCTGTCATGAAG CGCCGGTTCCTGTTCCCATTCTTTGACTCAGCCTATCAGGGCTTTGCCTCCGGCTGCCTGGACGGAGACGCCTGGGCCGTGCGGTACTTTGTCTCTGAGGGCTTCGAACTCTTCTGTGCTCAGTCCTTCTCCAAGAATTTCGGGCTCTACA ATGAGCGAGTGGGGAACCTGAATGTGGTGGGGAAGGATGCTGACAACATGCAGCGTGTTCTTTCCCAGATGGAGAAGATTGTCCGTGCCATCTGGTCCAACCCTCCCTCACAAGGAGCACATATTGTGGCTACCACCCTTGCCTGCCCGCAGCTCTTGACTGAGTG GAAGGACAATGTGAAAACGATGGCTGATCGGGTCTCGCTAATGCGGTCAGAGCTCAGGGCTCGGCTCCAGGCTCTTGGGACCCCAGGCACCTGGAATCACATCACTGAGCAGATCGGCATGTTCAGTTTCACAGGGCTGAACC CTAAGCAAGTGGAGTACATGATCAAGGAGAAGCACATCTACCTGATGGCCAATGGACGCATCAACATGTGCGGCCTGACCACCAAGAACCTGGACTATGTGGCCAGCTCCATCCACGAAGCTGTCACCAAgttccagtga